CCCGGCCTATGGATGCGCCCTGGCACACGCCTGGTGACCTACCTGCGCCAAGACGCCAACGGCGGCATGGGCACTACCGTTGCCCTACCCGGCCTGCTCAGCACCACAGAATATCTAGACGACGCGATCAGCAAAGTGACGGCCCCCGACCAGGTGCCTAAACCCATGGGAGCCCTACCCAACCTGATGGCGGGTATAGACGGCGACGGTTCGCTGGCATCCTTTCTGGCGGCTTCAATTTTTACCCGCGAGGTGCGGGAGTTTGGCCGCTTCAACCGCTACGCCCGCTGGGTGCACCATCGCTTTGTAGCCGCGCCTCCCCAACAAATTCCGTGGCAGTGGCGCACCAAAATTCCCGAAGACTTTTCTCCCAAAGTGGTTCTCCGCCAGGATGCCGAGATTATTGTCGAGTTTTACACCTGCCGGGTGCAGAAGCCTATTGCCCTGTTCCGCCATCTCGATCGCTACCCACCCAACAGCTACACCGCCGAAAACCAAGATCAGGTAATAGCGGTGGCGGGGAATGCCGCCAGCTAGGTAGCACGGCAGACGGATAGGTAGAAAAAATTGCTGCTTAGTCAAGGCTCACCGTGGTTTCCTCCGACCATAGCGGTGAGAGATTGGGCAGGAAGAAACGCTGGCTGAAATAAGCCCTTGAAGCTGTAAAAAAGGCATTGAAAACAGCAAGTTATTAAGTATCTAAACGAAAATATTCTCAGGGGTGAGACTTGAAGGGGTAGGTTTGTGCTCCAATAACAGCGGGATCAGCACGGTGACATAGCCCTATGGAGTTCAACCATCTGAGTTTTTACGTGGATGAGGTGGCCCCCTGGCGCGACTGGTTTGTCCATGCCTGGGGGGGTGTTTGGGTTGGGCCAGAGCTGAGCCCATCTCCAGGGCAACCGGCTCAAGACAAAGCCCTGGTCTATGTGGGGCAGGTGCCACTGCTGATTGTGGCTGTGCCCTCGACAGTAACCCAGTACCTGCAACACCACCCGCCGGGCATTGGCGATATTGCCCTCCGCGTGGCCGACCTCGAGCAAACTCTGCGTCGGGTGGCCGCCGCCGGGGGCAAGGTCATCCAGCCTATCCAAACCGATGCTTGGGGGCGAGGGTGCTGGGGACAAATTCAGGGCTGGGGCTCCCTCAGCCACACCCTGGTAGAGACTTGGCAGGGAGAGGTTTGGGTACCGGGCATTGCCCCCAGCGATCGCCAGCAGGCAGCTTGTTCCAGCAGCTTAGTGACGGCGATCGACCACGCCGTGGTCAACGTGCCCACAGGAGAACTGACCCAGGCGGTGGCTTGGTACACCAGTCAGCTCGGTTTTCAACCCCGGCAGCGATTTGCTATTGATACCTCTCGCTCAGGCCTGCGAAGCCAGGTGCTGGCCCATCCCGAAGGCAGCGCTCAGCTCCCCATTAATGAACCGACCACAGCCAACTCCCAGGTGCAGGAATTTCTCGACTACAACCGAGGCGGCGGTATTCAGCATGTGGCGCTCCACACCGAGGATATTGTCCATACGGTCGAGCAACTGCGCAGCGGCGGAGTGAGTTTTTTGCCGGTGCCCCAAAACTATTACGAAGCCCTTGAGCAACGCCCGGGGTACCAAACCCAGGGTGATATGCCGTCAGAGTGGCTCAGCCAGCGGAAAGCCGCCATTGCTCGACTACAAATTTTAGTGGATTGGGATCCTCATTTGCCCCAGGCTCGCCTGCTGCAAACTTTTACGCAGCCTTTTTTGAGCATTCCCACCGTCTTTTTTGAGCTGATTCAGCGGCAGGTAGTACGGGTCAACGGCG
This sequence is a window from Leptolyngbya subtilissima AS-A7. Protein-coding genes within it:
- the hppD gene encoding 4-hydroxyphenylpyruvate dioxygenase, translating into MEFNHLSFYVDEVAPWRDWFVHAWGGVWVGPELSPSPGQPAQDKALVYVGQVPLLIVAVPSTVTQYLQHHPPGIGDIALRVADLEQTLRRVAAAGGKVIQPIQTDAWGRGCWGQIQGWGSLSHTLVETWQGEVWVPGIAPSDRQQAACSSSLVTAIDHAVVNVPTGELTQAVAWYTSQLGFQPRQRFAIDTSRSGLRSQVLAHPEGSAQLPINEPTTANSQVQEFLDYNRGGGIQHVALHTEDIVHTVEQLRSGGVSFLPVPQNYYEALEQRPGYQTQGDMPSEWLSQRKAAIARLQILVDWDPHLPQARLLQTFTQPFLSIPTVFFELIQRQVVRVNGDLAKAQGFGERNFQALFEAIEREQMKRGSLA